The Pseudophryne corroboree isolate aPseCor3 unplaced genomic scaffold, aPseCor3.hap2 scaffold_2912, whole genome shotgun sequence genome includes a region encoding these proteins:
- the LOC135014878 gene encoding uncharacterized protein LOC135014878, which produces MPTKRRRLEAESPAASSPPQRRISAVSSLPPQAILASPQSRDPQSPQLSEPPIMPEDAQQESDLQDKYTLHLQAIDPTQPTTPQDITQPPQTSHIPQLSPTPPQPQMAPEFWSSWATQQAQHYACLNTHTQYLASLPHHLPRLSRNSGRLIVQVGRIANSMEQMRADNSQMQANLQRIMDDQQRQQQALIQIIQHNQLINENLSRIIANNTAANTQLTASLNNLSQSLNVLASHQLSSSSGTITPSQTPVTSPVRRSSRTRTNEPSQYSAPSTQKKRNDEGCSNKYNITLKIMC; this is translated from the exons ATGCCTACCAAGAGACGCCGCcttgaggctgaatctccagcagcatcctcaccaccacaacggcgtaTCTCTGCAGTGTCGTcactgccaccacaagccattttggccagtccacaaagcagggatccacaatcccctcagctgtctg aaccacccatcatgcccgaggatgcccagcaggaatctgACTTGCAGGATaagtacacactacacctgcaagcgatagatcctacccagcctaccacgccgcaggacataacccaaccaccccaaacatcccacatcccccaattgagcccaacaccaccccagccacaaatggccccagagttttggagcagttgggccacacaacaggcgcaacactatgcctgtctgaacacccacacccaataccttgccagtctgcctcatcatctgcctagactcagtcggaactcaggcagactgatagttcaagttGGCAGAATTGCAAAttcaatggaacagatgagggcagataaCAGCCAAATGCAAGCTAATTTACAACGaatcatggatgaccaacagcggcagcaacaagccctcatacaaattatccaacacaaccaactgataaacgaaaacctctcccgaattattgccaacaacactgccgctaatacacaactcactgcaagcctaaacaacctgagccaaagccttaatgtgttggcatctcaccaactaagctcaagctcgggaacaatcacaccaagccagaccccagttacctccccagttagacgctccagcagaaccagGACCAACGAACCATCCCAatactctgcacccagcacacaaaaaaaaagaaatgatgaaGGCTGCAGCAACAAGTACAATATTACTTTAAAAATAATGTGTTG